One genomic window of Medicago truncatula cultivar Jemalong A17 chromosome 1, MtrunA17r5.0-ANR, whole genome shotgun sequence includes the following:
- the LOC112418572 gene encoding uncharacterized protein translates to MHDYKVSRLFDIPFKTKHVIIRQEVMWSPPPANKVKFNCDGSTVGAQSCGAVGFVIRDSNSTFLGAISSNIGHATALEAEFSACLLAIETAMEMQLNQICLETDSIRVVNAFRKNTGIPWQMRVRWHNCLKFCNNIDCSCVHVLREGNQVADALAKNGQGLAMFSSQWWSTPPTSILAILYRDSIGLAYSRLSTVKFCPPFVFEVLFAVFALFFKLFDVSGSGCTWFF, encoded by the coding sequence ATGCATGACTACAAAGTCTCTAGGCTTTTTGATATTCCTTTTAAGACAAAACATGTAATCATAAGGCAGGAAGTTATGTGGAGTCCACCACCTGCTAATAAGGTTAAATTCAATTGTGATGGTTCAACTGTAGGGGCTCAGTCTTGTGGGGCCGTTGGATTTGTCATCAGAGACTCTAATAGTACCTTTCTAGGAGCCATTTCTAGTAACATAGGGCATGCTACTGCTCTTGAAGCAGAATTCTCTGCTTGCTTACTAGCTATTGAAACTGCTATGGAGATGCAACTGAACCAAATATGCTTGGAAACCGACTCTATTAGAGTGGTCAATGCTTTCAGAAAAAACACAGGGATTCCCTGGCAGATGAGAGTTAGGTGGCATAACTGTTTGAAATTCTGCAATAATATTGACTGTTCTTGTGTCCATGTGCTCAGGGAAGGGAATCAGGTTGCAGATGCCTTAGCAAAGAATGGACAGGGTCTCGCGATGTTCTCCTCTCAATGGTGGTCCACACCCCCCACTTCCATTCTAGCTATTCTTTATAGGGATAGTATAGGGTTAGCTTACTCTAGACTATCTACAGTTAAATTTTGCCCTCCCTTTGTTTTTGAGGtgctttttgctgtttttgctCTGTTTTTTAAACTGTTTGATGTAAGTGGTTCAGGCTGCACCTGgtttttctaa